In one Nicotiana sylvestris chromosome 8, ASM39365v2, whole genome shotgun sequence genomic region, the following are encoded:
- the LOC138875773 gene encoding uncharacterized protein: protein MGSLACIPVWERPIAVDVHALANRFMRLDISEPSGVLTCVISRSSLYDHIRECQYDDPHLFVLKDRVQQDDARDVTTGADGVLRMQGRICLPNVDGLQELILDEAHRSQYSIHLGAMKMYQDLKQHYWWRRMEKDIVGSCIIGDCD, encoded by the coding sequence atggggagtttggcatgtaTTCCAGTTTGGGAGAGACctattgcagttgatgttcatgccttggccaatcggttcatgagattagacatttcggagcccagtGGGGTATTGAcgtgtgtgatttctcggtcttcattatatgatcacatcagagagtgccaatatgatgatccgcatttgtttgtccttaaggacagagttcagcaagatgatgctagagatgtgaccaccGGTgctgatggggtgttgaggatgcagggccgaatttgcttgcccaatgtggatgggcttcaggagctGATTTTGGATGAGGCCCATAgatcgcagtattccattcatctgggtgccatgaagatgtatcaggatttgaagcagcactattggtggagaagaatggaGAAAGATATTGTGGGGTCGTGcattattggggattgtgactag